AGCGCGCTTGCCCATCGCGTTCAGCGCGGTCGCGAGATCGAACCGGGCCTGATGATCGAGCGGGTTTGCGGCGACTTTCTGTTCAAGCTCGGCGATCGGGCCGACCGACTGCGCCTGCTCGGCGAGATCGATCGCGGCCTGCACCGCCTTCACGGCGGCATCATTGCGCTTGGATTCCGGAACCATCGCGAGCGTCTGCTTGGCCTGCTCGATGGCACCAGTCGTGACATAGCACTTGGCGAGGCCGGCCAGCGCGGCAATGTTGGTGGCGTCGTGCGCCAGTACCTCGGCGTAGATTTGCGCGGCCGCGGCGGCGTCACCCTCGGCGAGCACGGCCTCGGCCTCCTTCACGATTTCCGCAAGATCGGGTTCGCCCGCTGCGGGGACGCCCTTGGTGATCTTCTCGATGAAGGCGTTGACCTGGCTCTCCGGCACCGCGCCCATGAAGCCGTCGGCCGGCTGGCCGTTGACGAAGGCGATCACGGCCGGGATCGACTGGATGCCCATCTGGCCCGGGATCGCCGGATGCTCGTCGATGTTCATCTTGACCAGCTTGACCCGGCCCTTGGCATTGCGGACCGCTTTTTCCAGCATCGGCGTGAGCTGACGGCACGGACCGCACCAGGGCGCCCAGAAGTCGATCAGGACCGGCTGACGGCGCGATTCCTCGATGACGTCCTTGACGAAGGTCTGGGTCGTCGTTTCCTTGATCAGATCGGGCGCTGCCTGGGGCGTTGAGCCGCCCTGCTCCATTATCGTCACGTTGTCCTCGCCTGGTCTTGAATGAGGTCAGAAAATCCGGGGGCGTTCTAGCACGCTCCGCGCGGCTGGTTCAGCCGTTCTGTCTGGCTAAATGGCGGTCAGACGACAAATTTCAATCGCTTGCCGCTAGTCCCCGTTCCATCGGAGATCGGGTGGGTTTTCGCCGGGCCGCGGTCGAAGATCGCGCTGTCGAGGTACCCCGGGGAAATGCGCCATGGCCAAGGCCTATTACAGCACCGTGTTCGAGCAGCCGGCTGGCGAGGTCTGGAAAATCATCCGAGATTTCAACAACTACCCGGTCTGGGTCCATGGCGAGGGGACGAGCGAGATCGAGGAGGGCAAGTCCGGCGACACCATTGGGGCGGTGCGCAACGTAGTCTACCGGGAGCGGCGGATCCGGCAGCGGCTGCTGGCGCAGTCCGATATCGAATGCTTTCAGACCTACGAGTTCGCCGGTCCGCCGACCCTGCCGATGACCGACTTCACGGCCACCTTGCGGGTGACCTCGGTGGTCGATGGCGACCGCGCCTTCGTCGAATGGTGGGCGATTTTCGATTGCGAGCCCGCCCGCCGTGCCGAACTGGCGCAGACCCTGGCCGGCTGGTTCGAGACCCGGCTCGAATCGCTCCGCGATGCGATGGCGGTCTGAGGCCGGTTCCCGGCCCAAAAGCAAAGAAATCGTGATGCCGGCCGGTTTCGGGCCGATTCGAGCTCAATTTTTAAGGAAACCGAGCGATTTCGTCGCGCCCTGGCCGCGCTCTTGTGTTGCATTCGCTCAAAGCATTTGGCATAGGTCTGCCGTTGCCGGCGAGCAATCGCCGCCATCTCGGATGCGGGTGTAGCTCAGTGGTAGAGCACGACCTTGCCAAGGTCGGGGTCGAGGGTTCGAGCCCCTTCGCCCGCTCCAGAGTTTCTCGCTGACCGAGCTGACAGTCTGATGAAGGCCCGCCCACCGAAGCGGGCTTTTTTATTTCCAGGCAGGCGCTTCGATCTCTGGCTCCGGGTCGAGATGCTTTGGCTGCCGGCCAAGATCGAGCCGCGCCTTCGTGCCGCTCGGGCCCTGATCGAGCCCGTAGCCCCTGGCCCATTTGCCGAGTTCAGTCGCGATCGTGTCGCTGGAGACGACCGCAAGGTCTTGCGGTCCGCCATCTCCCCTTGCGAAGGCGCGCTGCGCCCGACCGGACAGCCTTCGATCGCGGCGCCGATGCAGCTCGATCCTGCCGGGGCGACGAAGGGCCAGAGCATGCAGCGCGATCAGAATCAGATCGTCGCCGCGCACCAGCGGCCAGCGACATCTTCGCTTTGCGACGACGTGGACCATGTCGCTCGCGGCCGCCTCACACGCGCAAACAGATGCTCCGTGTTTACGCGTATGCGATGCCCTGCGACACAACCGTTCGCTTCGTCTGAATATTGCGTCGCAGCGCGCCTGCCTCTTTCGCAAGCACATCACGCCCGAAAATTTCGCCTCAAACTTGTTTTTGACTGCAGCGCACCCAGATGCATCCGCTTCTCAGCGTCGTCGGATGTGCTACCATTTTGTCGTCTGACCTACCTTACAGACCGCCACAATCATCTCTCAGGGCGTTCAAAATCAATAACGGGGCAAGCTGCAACGGCTTGCATAGGGGAGTGACGCGATGAAATCGGCTTTCAATCGATCCATACTTGCGTTCGCGGCGATTGCGCTGCTGGCGGGGACAACCTTCGCCAGTGCGCAGCAACAGACGGACAAGAATCGTCCGTTGAAGAAATACGAATCCGGCAACAAGGAATTCTGGACGCATCCGCCGGATGACTGGTTCCTCGGCGACGAGACCGAAGCGCAGAAGGGCCTTGCCCCGCCGTCCGGCCCGCCGACCGGCTCCTCCGACGCCGAGCTCGCGGCGACGATCAAGAAGATCAAGCTGCCGCCGGGCTTCAAGATCGAGGTCTATGCGTCGAACGTGCTCGCCGCGCGCC
The DNA window shown above is from Bradyrhizobium sp. ISRA464 and carries:
- the trxA gene encoding thioredoxin, whose product is MTIMEQGGSTPQAAPDLIKETTTQTFVKDVIEESRRQPVLIDFWAPWCGPCRQLTPMLEKAVRNAKGRVKLVKMNIDEHPAIPGQMGIQSIPAVIAFVNGQPADGFMGAVPESQVNAFIEKITKGVPAAGEPDLAEIVKEAEAVLAEGDAAAAAQIYAEVLAHDATNIAALAGLAKCYVTTGAIEQAKQTLAMVPESKRNDAAVKAVQAAIDLAEQAQSVGPIAELEQKVAANPLDHQARFDLATALNAMGKRAEATEQLLAIVKRDRNWNDDGARKQLVQFFEAWGGADEATVEGRKRLSTILFS
- a CDS encoding SRPBCC family protein, with product MAKAYYSTVFEQPAGEVWKIIRDFNNYPVWVHGEGTSEIEEGKSGDTIGAVRNVVYRERRIRQRLLAQSDIECFQTYEFAGPPTLPMTDFTATLRVTSVVDGDRAFVEWWAIFDCEPARRAELAQTLAGWFETRLESLRDAMAV